One stretch of Thermodesulfovibrionales bacterium DNA includes these proteins:
- a CDS encoding rubredoxin encodes MAVWRCTICGYEYDEGKEGIPFEKLPDDWRCPVCNAPKDAFERVR; translated from the coding sequence ATGGCTGTATGGAGATGTACCATATGCGGTTATGAATATGATGAAGGGAAAGAGGGTATACCTTTTGAAAAACTTCCAGATGACTGGAGATGTCCTGTCTGCAATGCACCGAAAGACGCCTTTGAGAGAGTTCGTTAA